GCGGTGTCGCGGCGATTGCGCGACCGGGCGATTTCGGTGCTGGTGATCGCGGGGGTGCTCGCCGGGCTGGGTGGCACCACCGCGTACGCCGCGGCCACCCTGCCGCGGGAGCATGTCGGCGGTAGCCCGTCCGTCGGTCCGGCCGAGCCCGAAAAGCCCGGCCCGGCCAACCAGATCCGGCGAACGGTCACCGCCTTCGTGGACGGCACCACCGAGCCGCCGGTCGCCGCGCTGCTGCGGGACACCACGACGCCTTGGTCGGCGGCCGTGGACCGGTCCTCGGTAGCAGCGAGTCTCGAGCTGGCCAGTCACACCCCTGTCATCGCGATCGGCGGTTTCACCTCGGCCGACCCGGTGCCGAGCCTCGCCGATTTCGAGAACCTCGTCCGCACCCACCAGGTGACCTATTACCTCGCGCAGGAGGTGAAGCTGCCCGATGCCTGGAAGGTCCCCGACCAACCGGGCGTCATCCCGAACGAGCCGCCCGCGACCAACGGCCTGTGGCGGCCCACCGGCCACAAGGACATCGCCGACTGGGTAGCCGCCCACTACACCGCTGTGCATTACGGCAATGTCGCCGTCTACGACCTCACCCGCCCGAAGTCCTGACGGATACCGCGGCCGATGGCATCGTGGGGCCATGGCGACGTGGCGTGAATTCGAGGACGAGGCACCGGAGTTGGCGGCCGAGGTCAAACGGCGGTTCCAACTGCACGAGAGCCACGTGCTGGCAACGCTGCGCCGGGACGGTGCACCCCGCGTCAGCGGCTCGGAAGTGGCGTTCCACGACCCCGACCTCGTCTTCGGGTCGATGCCGGACGCACGCAAAGCCGACGACCTGCGGCGCGACGGTCGCTGCGCGATCCACGCCCACCCGGCCGACGGTGATGCCAAGGTCGCGGGCGTCGCCAGGGAACTCACCGACCCGGCGGCCCGCGCGGCGGCGGGCGCCGAACCCGCGGGCGAGGACTACGCCTTTCGCCTCGACCTCACCGACGCCGTCCTGACCACGGTCGACCAGGAGCGGCAACTCCTGATCGTGCAGCTGTGGCAGCCCGGTCGCGGAGTCCGGATCACCGAACGCCACTGATATCCGCAGCGACAGGAACCTCAATGCCTCGCGCGGGTTTCGGCTGGCGCCGGCGGCGGCGCGGCATATGCTTGGTGGGTTATGACGACGAATCATGACGATGCCGCGGCGGTGCACGCCGAACTCACCCGACACGTCGACCGCTGGGTCGAACTGTTCAACGCCCGTGATATCGAGGCTCTCACCGACCTGTACGAGCCGGCCGCGATCGTGGTCCCCCGCCCGGGCCAGCCGGTCTCCGGAGCCGGAATGTCCACGGCTCTGGCACATTTCGCGGGAATGGCGACTTCAATGAAAGCCACACTGCGCCAAGCCTATACGGCCGGCGACATCGCCCTGCTCCTGATCGACTGGGCCATGGACGGTCCTCCGCTGGAGGGTCAACCGGTCGCAATGCAAGGCACCGCCACCGATGTCATGCGACGTGGTGCCGACGGCCGTTGGCGCTACCTCATCGACAACCCCTCCGGCACCGAGGACCAGTAGCGGGTCAGGTGGGCTGATCCGTTCGGGTAGCGAGGATTCCGGCGACGATCACGCGCAGGCCGTGGGTGAACTCGTCGTCGGAGTCCGCGTCGGCGAATCGCGTCACCATGTGCGTGGTCAACGGATAGCGGTCGGCGTTCATCGCCTGCCCGAGCTGGTCCATTCCGTAGGGGTTGCGGTCGTAATCCGTGCCGAGGCGCGCCTGCTCTTCGATGACGAATCCCGTTGTGTAATGCAGTAGTACCGGAAAGACCCGGCCGGCGTCCAGGGTCGAGAAACCTGCATCTTCCAGCGTGCGCAACGTCAATTCCACTGTGCGCCACATTGCTTCGTCGTTGATGTAGGTGCCCGCGAGCACCTTCGCACCGTCCCGGTAGCGCAGCATCGACCGGCGCAGCCGACCGGCGAGCCGCATCACCCACTCGTCCCATTCCTCACCCCGCCGCGGCGCTTCCACTCCATCGATAGCGGCGACGAAGACGTTGCGCGCCATGGCATCGAGCAGCTCACGCTTGTTCGCGACATGCCAGTACAGCGCCGGAGCTTGCACGTCCAGCGCGGCCGCCACTTTCCGCATGGTCAGACCATCCAGGCCGACTTCGTCCAGGAGATCGAGCGCGGCCTGCGCGATGACCTGCGTATCCAACTTCACGCTTGACAGTTTAACAACGTTCAGGTCTCCTTAACAGCGTTAAATAGCTTAACGTTGTTAAGGAGAGGGTCATGGAAACGACCGAGGTGGTCATCGCGGGCGCCGGACCGACCGGCTTGATGCTGGCCTGCGAACTACGGCTGGCGGGCATCGACGTGCTGCTGCTCGACGGCCTGCCCACGCGCACCGGCGAGGCACGGGCCGGCGGCGTCCACGCCCGCACGATGGAGCTACTGGATCAGCGAGGGCTGCTCGAGTCGCTGCTCGCCCAAGGCCGCCCGATGAACGCGGGCCATTTCGGCGCCCTCCCGTTGGACTTCCACGATTTCGACACCCGCTATCCGTACATGCTCGCCGTGCTGCAATCGGTGGTCGAACGCGAACTCGACCGGCGCGCAACGGACTCGGGCACGCCGGTGCACTGGTCGTCACCGGTCGTCGGGTTCACCCAGGACGCCCACGGCATCGAGGTCGAAGTCGGCGGACCCCGGCCACGCCGAATCCGCGCCGCCTATCTGGTCGGCTGCGACGGCGGGCGTAGCGCGGTCCGCAAGCTGGCGGGCATCGGCTTCCCGGGCACCGAGGCCACCATGACCGGCATGCTGGCCGATGTGGAACTCGCCGATCCGCCGCCGGAGCCGTTCTTCGGGCGCCGCGGCGACGCGGGCGATTTCTCGGCGGTGCAGTTTCAGCCCGGCTGGTACCGGCTGGTCGTGCAGCGTCACGATCTGGTGCTGAATCGGGGCGCGACAGTGACTTTCGAGCAGTTCCGCGACCACTACCGGGAGATCGCGGGCACCGACTTCGGGATGCACAGCCCCCGCTGGGTGACGCACTACGGCGATGCCGCGCGACAGGCGCAGCGCTACCGCGAGGGCCGGGTGTTCCTCGCAGGCGATGCCGCCCACATCCACTACCCCGCCGGGGGCCAGGGCTTGAACCTCGGCGTGCAGGACGCGGTGAACCTCGGCTGGAAGCTGGCGATCACTTTGCGCGGCAACGCTTCCGGTGCGGTATTGGACAGTTATGAAACCGAACGACTGCCGGTCGGTGCGCGAGTCCTGCACAACACCAGGGCCCAGACCGCCCTGCAGCGGTCCGGTCCGCACGTCGAGGCCTTACGCGACATCCTCGGCGATCTGATCGACGCTGACGTCGTACGGCACCGACTCGGGCTGATGATCACCGCGCTCGATATCCGCTACGACACCAAGGGAACTCACCCACTGACCGGACGTCGGATGCCCGATCTCGACCTGGACGGCGGGGCCCGCGTCAACCAACTGCTGCGATCGGGTCGCCCGATGCTGCTGTGCCGCAACGACAACGGAACGCGCCGGGTGCCCGGCGGTGTCGACGTCGTGCACGCCACGACACCGGCCGCCTGGCGAGTGCCCGGCGTCGGCGAGATCCCGGCTCCCGACGCCGTGCTCCTGCGCCCCGACGGCTACGTCGCCTGGGTCGGCGAAGGAGGCGGCGACGACGCCCTCACCGAAGTCCTGACCACTTGGTTCGGCTCGGCATCGTGACCGCCGCATCCATCGTGCGAACGCCGGTGCCGCGGACGCGTCTCGGCTAGGTCTGATCGTCGACGGCCGCGCCGGGCGCGTTCTTCTGCACCGACTCGATGCCGTTGCGTGCCGCGGCCTTGCTCTCGTAGGCCTGGCTCGCGGCGATGACCTCACCGTTGGCGGCTTTGAGCCGCCAACGGGTCTTCGCGGCCTTGTCCGTGAACAGTTCGAATTTCGCGGCCATGACTACCTCTTCCTTCCGCTGGACTACAGGTGTCCCTTAGGGAGTAACCGCTCGGTATCAATTCAATCGCAGGCCGCTGATCAGGCATGATGCGCATCTTTCGCAATTCCCCAGTTGTCGCCAGTCGAGATTGCGGTGGGGGTTGTGGTTCTACTTGCAGGACACACCCGATGCTCATTCGTGCGTGAAAGGTCCACTTGATGCGCAGAATCGCACATCTCACCCTGGGTCTACTGGTCGCCGCGGGCAGCCTGGTCGCCATGCCGGACGCCCTGGCGGACGCGGACTCCGGGCAGTTGGCGGATATCAGCGGCGTCACCGACGACGGCCCCACCACCACTGTGAAATCCGGCGCCGCCGCGGTGCGGGTGAGTTTCCCGCAGGCCGGCGCCGTGCGCGTGCAACTGGCGCCCGACGGGAAATTCACCGATCCGGCCGGCGACAAGATCGTCCTGCCGAGCAAGACCGCACCCGCGGTCCCGAAACGCGAAGACAAGGGCGACTATTGGGCCCTGTCCACCGGCGAGCTCACGCTGCGCGCGTACAAGCGCCCGCTGCGCTTCGCGTTGTACGACGGCGCCGACACCGCGCAGATCTGGGCCGAGAAGTCGCCGCTGTCCTGGAAGGGCGACACCACCACGCAGAGCCTCGGCCGCGGCCGGCAGGAACAATTCTTCGGCGGCGGTGAGCAGAACGGGCGATTCAGCCACCGGGATCAGACGATCAAGATCTTCGCCGACGACAACTGGAACGACGGCGGCGCGCCGAATTCGCAGCCGTTCTACCTGTCCAGCAACGGATACGGCGTGCTGCGCAACACTTTCGCACCGGGCAGCTACACCTTCGGCGACACCGTGCGCACCACCCACGACGAGCGGCGATTCGACGCGATCTACGTCGTCGGCAAGGGCCCGAAAGCGGTGATCTCCGCCTACACCGGACTGGTCGGGCGGCCCTTCTTGCCGCCGATCTACGGACTGGAGATGGGCGACTCGGACTGCTACCTGCACAACGCGAACCGGGGCGAGCGGCACACCCTCGATGCCGTCGCCATCGCCGAGGGCTACACCGAGAACGAGATGCCCAACGGCTGGATGCTGGTCAACGACGGCTACGGCTGCGGCTACGAGAATCTGCCGCAGGTCGGCGAAGGGCTGCGCAAGAACAACATGCAGCTCGGACTGTGGACCGAGGACGGCCTGCCGCATCAGGCCGAGGAGGTCAAAGCCGGTGTGCGGGTGCGCAAGCTGGACGTGGCCTGGGTCGGGCCCGGCTACCAGTTCGCCCTCGACGGTTGCAACAAGGCGCACAAGGGTATCGAGGAGAACAGCGACGCCCGCGGTTTCGTGTGGACGCCGGTGAGCTGGGCGGGCGCGCAGCGCTGCGCGGTGCTGTGGAGCGGGGACCAAGCCGGTTCCTACGACTACATCCGCTGGCAGATACCGACTTACGCGGGCGCGACGATGTCGGGTATCGCGTACAACACCGGCGACGTCGACGGCATCTTCGGCGGCAGCCCGCAGACCTACACCCGGGACCTGCAGTGGAAAGCGTTCCTGCCCACCATCATGTCGATGGACGGATGGGCGCCCAAGGACAAGCAGCCGTGGCGCTACGGCGAGCCGTACACCGCGATCAACCGGAAGTACTTGCAGCTCAAGGAAAGATTGCTGCCCTACACCTATTCCTATGCGGTCGAGGCGAATCGCACCGGCGTCGGCCAGGTGCGCGCGCTCGCGCTGGAGTACCCGAACGATCCGAACACGTGGGGCGACAAGGCGCGTTACGAGTTCCTCTCCGGCAAGGACTTTCTCGTCGCGCCGATGTATCGCGACGGCGAGGTGCGCGACGGAATCTATCTGCCGGAAGGCACCTGGGTCGACTACTGGACCGGGCGCACCTGGCAGGGGCCGACCACGGTGGACGGGTATCGCGCGCCGCTGGACACCTTGCCGCTGTTCGTCCGGGCGGGCGCGGTGGTGCCGATGTGGGCGCAGGGCACCAAGTCCTGGCAGACCCGTGACCGCGGGGTGCTGGATCTCGACATCTACCCGAAGGGCGCGGGCAGCTTCACGCTGACCGAAGACGACGGAGTGACAAGGGATTACCGGTCCGGCGCGCAGGCCACCCAGCAGTTCGGCGTGCGCGCACCCGATTCCGGGACCGGCACCGTCGAGGTGACGATCGGCGCGTCGACCGGGTCCTACCGGGACCAGCCCGCGCAACGCCGCTACCAGCTCGCGGTGCACACCGCCGCCGCACCGGCCGCGGTGCAGACCTCCACCGGCGCTCTGCACCGCTGCGCCGATCGCGCAGAGCTGGACCGCGCGGACAGCGGCTGGTGGTTCGACCCGAACGATCGCGGTGGCGTAGTGCACGTGAAGACCGTGCCGATCGCCGCGCAGCACAGCCGGACCGTGACTTTGACCGGCACCAAGGCGGTGGGCGGATAGCCCGTTGCCGCATCAGGAAAGGAAACACGATGAGAAAGTTCTGCCATGGCGCCGCGGGCGCCCGCCGCTCCGGCGTAGCCGGCTGTGGCGCGCACTCCGCGGCGGAGCCACCCGCAGACCGGCGGTGCGGCGCTTGCCGATCGCGAATTTGCTTGCGGCCAAGCATCTTCCGCAGCTCCCCAGTCTCGCTGGGGAGCTCGGGCAGAGCACTACCGTGTCATGCTGCAACGGGACGTCCGGACACCGACGGAAGATCGTCGGGCTGTCACTGAGATACCCACCCGCACAACTGTTCTCGGCTCCAGCTCAGCTCCGACCCGACGGGCCGCCGCGCGGCAAGTGAACGGGAATGCCGATGTCGCGTCCGCCGCCGCATCGGTGACATCAGAGCTGACACCCCGCAGGTTCTCCCCGTCGGTGCGTGTCTGTGCCTCGCCGCTCGACCGCTGCGCGAGGTAGCCCCATCCAGCCTCACCTCAGAGAGGAACCCCATGCGGTTGGCAAAATTCCCCTGGCTCGCGGCCTCCGTCGCGGCCATTCTGATCGGCGTCTCGACGATCCTGGTGACCCTCACCAACGCGACGCCGGCCCTCACGGCCAGCACCGGCCCGTCCACCGGTGGCGCCAAGATCGCCTACTTCAACCAGTGGTCGATCTACCAGAATGCCTTCTACCCCAAGCACGTCGACACCTCGGGGATGGCAGGCAAGCTCGACTACATCATGTACGCGTTCGCCAACATCCACCCCACCGACCTGACCTGCTTCGAGGCCAACAAGGCCGCGGACCAGAACGAGAACAACCCGAATGCCGGTGACGGGGCGGGCGATTCGTACGCCGACTACGGCAAGACGTTCGACGCGGCCAGCAGCGTCGACGGCACCGCCGACAAGTGGGACGACCCGATCGTCGGCAACTTCAAGCAGTTGAAGCAGCTCAAGGCCAAGCACCCGAATCTCAAGGTGCTGCTGTCCATCGGCGGCTGGACCTACTCGAAATTCTTCTCCGATGTGGCCGCGACCGATGCGGCGCGCAAGAAGTTCGCCGCGTCCTGCATCGACATGTTCATCAAGGGAAACCTGCCGAAACAGAACGGCTACGGCGGGCCCGGCACAGGTAAGGGTATCTTCGACGGCCTCGACCTG
This genomic stretch from Nocardia brasiliensis ATCC 700358 harbors:
- a CDS encoding pyridoxamine 5'-phosphate oxidase family protein, encoding MATWREFEDEAPELAAEVKRRFQLHESHVLATLRRDGAPRVSGSEVAFHDPDLVFGSMPDARKADDLRRDGRCAIHAHPADGDAKVAGVARELTDPAARAAAGAEPAGEDYAFRLDLTDAVLTTVDQERQLLIVQLWQPGRGVRITERH
- a CDS encoding YybH family protein produces the protein MTTNHDDAAAVHAELTRHVDRWVELFNARDIEALTDLYEPAAIVVPRPGQPVSGAGMSTALAHFAGMATSMKATLRQAYTAGDIALLLIDWAMDGPPLEGQPVAMQGTATDVMRRGADGRWRYLIDNPSGTEDQ
- a CDS encoding TetR/AcrR family transcriptional regulator C-terminal domain-containing protein, which encodes MKLDTQVIAQAALDLLDEVGLDGLTMRKVAAALDVQAPALYWHVANKRELLDAMARNVFVAAIDGVEAPRRGEEWDEWVMRLAGRLRRSMLRYRDGAKVLAGTYINDEAMWRTVELTLRTLEDAGFSTLDAGRVFPVLLHYTTGFVIEEQARLGTDYDRNPYGMDQLGQAMNADRYPLTTHMVTRFADADSDDEFTHGLRVIVAGILATRTDQPT
- a CDS encoding FAD-dependent monooxygenase, whose protein sequence is METTEVVIAGAGPTGLMLACELRLAGIDVLLLDGLPTRTGEARAGGVHARTMELLDQRGLLESLLAQGRPMNAGHFGALPLDFHDFDTRYPYMLAVLQSVVERELDRRATDSGTPVHWSSPVVGFTQDAHGIEVEVGGPRPRRIRAAYLVGCDGGRSAVRKLAGIGFPGTEATMTGMLADVELADPPPEPFFGRRGDAGDFSAVQFQPGWYRLVVQRHDLVLNRGATVTFEQFRDHYREIAGTDFGMHSPRWVTHYGDAARQAQRYREGRVFLAGDAAHIHYPAGGQGLNLGVQDAVNLGWKLAITLRGNASGAVLDSYETERLPVGARVLHNTRAQTALQRSGPHVEALRDILGDLIDADVVRHRLGLMITALDIRYDTKGTHPLTGRRMPDLDLDGGARVNQLLRSGRPMLLCRNDNGTRRVPGGVDVVHATTPAAWRVPGVGEIPAPDAVLLRPDGYVAWVGEGGGDDALTEVLTTWFGSAS
- a CDS encoding YegP family protein — encoded protein: MAAKFELFTDKAAKTRWRLKAANGEVIAASQAYESKAAARNGIESVQKNAPGAAVDDQT
- a CDS encoding TIM-barrel domain-containing protein, whose translation is MRRIAHLTLGLLVAAGSLVAMPDALADADSGQLADISGVTDDGPTTTVKSGAAAVRVSFPQAGAVRVQLAPDGKFTDPAGDKIVLPSKTAPAVPKREDKGDYWALSTGELTLRAYKRPLRFALYDGADTAQIWAEKSPLSWKGDTTTQSLGRGRQEQFFGGGEQNGRFSHRDQTIKIFADDNWNDGGAPNSQPFYLSSNGYGVLRNTFAPGSYTFGDTVRTTHDERRFDAIYVVGKGPKAVISAYTGLVGRPFLPPIYGLEMGDSDCYLHNANRGERHTLDAVAIAEGYTENEMPNGWMLVNDGYGCGYENLPQVGEGLRKNNMQLGLWTEDGLPHQAEEVKAGVRVRKLDVAWVGPGYQFALDGCNKAHKGIEENSDARGFVWTPVSWAGAQRCAVLWSGDQAGSYDYIRWQIPTYAGATMSGIAYNTGDVDGIFGGSPQTYTRDLQWKAFLPTIMSMDGWAPKDKQPWRYGEPYTAINRKYLQLKERLLPYTYSYAVEANRTGVGQVRALALEYPNDPNTWGDKARYEFLSGKDFLVAPMYRDGEVRDGIYLPEGTWVDYWTGRTWQGPTTVDGYRAPLDTLPLFVRAGAVVPMWAQGTKSWQTRDRGVLDLDIYPKGAGSFTLTEDDGVTRDYRSGAQATQQFGVRAPDSGTGTVEVTIGASTGSYRDQPAQRRYQLAVHTAAAPAAVQTSTGALHRCADRAELDRADSGWWFDPNDRGGVVHVKTVPIAAQHSRTVTLTGTKAVGG